The sequence below is a genomic window from Cryobacterium arcticum.
GGAGGCAGTAGCGTGGGAATCCCACAGGGGCACGACGGAACACACCGAACTGTACGAACGAGCGGGAGCCGACTTGAACACCCACGCCAGCTGGCCCGTCGCGGAACTGCACGTGCACATCGAGGGCACCCTCGAGACCGAGCTGCTGGTGACCTTGGCCCGGCGGAACGGCGTCGAACTGCCCAGCTACGACCCGGATGCGCTCCGGGAGCTCTACAGATTCACTGACCTGCAGTCGTTCCTCGATATCTACTACGCCAACCTGGCGGTGCTCCGCACCGAAGCCGACTTCTACGATCTCGGCATCGCCTACCTCACCCGGGCGACGGCGGCCGGCGTGCGCCGGGCGGAGATCTTCTTCGACCCGCAGACCCACCTGGCCAACGGCATCCCGCTCGACGTGGTGTTCGCCGGGCTCACCCGTGCCCTCACCGAGGCACGGGCCACCCTGGGCATCTCCGCCGACCTCATCCTCTGCTTCCTCCGCCACCTCGGCGGTGCGGCAGCCCTAGAGACCCTCGACGCGGCCATCCCGTACCTCGACCAGTTCATCGGCGTCGGGCTCGATTCAGCGGAGGTCGGATTCCCGCCCTCGTTGTTCACCGAGGTCTTCGCCAAAGCAGGTGCGCTGGGCCTGCACCGGGTCGCCCACGCCGGCGAGGAGGGCGGGCCGGACTACGTTCACGAAGCGCTCGACCTGCTCGGCGTGGAACGGGTCGACCACGGTATCCGCGCTATCGAAGACCCGCACCTCATCGAACACCTGCGCGAGCGCCAGATCCCGCTCACGGTGTGCCCGCTCTCGAACGTGTGCCTGCGGGCGGTCCCGGAGCTCGGCGTGCATCCGCTGCCCGCGATGCTCGCCGAAGGTCTGCTCGTCACGATCAGCAGCGACGACCCGGCCTACTTCGGCGGCTACGTCGACGACAACCTCAACGCCGTGCAGAACGAGTTCGCCCTGTCGCCGCTGCAGATGGCGACCCTCGCGCGCAATTCCTTTCGGGCGTCCTTCCTCCCCGAGGCCGAAAAACTCCGGCAGATCGCCGCCGTGGACGAGCATCTCGAGGGTCTGCTGCGACTAACCTCGGGAGCATGAGCAATCCCCTTCCTCACGTGCAGCAGGACCTCGGTGCGGAGGCTGTAGCCCTCGTCACCAAGTGGCTGGCCGACAGCGCGACAATCCCAGCGGATGTGTCGGCGGAACGCTTGGCCGGCGTGCTGAAGGACCCGAACGGACTCGACTTCACCGTGGGCTTCGTTGACGGAGTGATGCGGCCCGAAGACGTGATGGTCGCCGGGTACAACCTGCAGCGGGTGGCCAAGCTCGCGCCCGCCTTCCTGCCGCCGGCCCTGCGCGGCGCCATCGGCGTGGGCGGCGTGATGGGACCGGTGCTGCCTTGGGTGGTGATCCCCGCGGCCCGCAAGGTGCTGCGCCAGATGGTGGGACACCTGGTTGTCGACGCCAGCCCCGACAAGCTCGGCCCGGCCATCGAACACCTGCGCGCGTCGGGCAACCGGCTCAACATCAACCTCCTCGGCGAGGCCGTGCTCGGCGAGAAGGAGGCGCTCCGACGCCTCGAGGGCACCCGGGCCCTGCTCGCCCGCGACGACGTGGACTACGTGTCGATCAAGGTCTCCTCGATCGCCAGCCAGCTGTCGATGTGGGCCTTCGACGAAGCCGTCGACCGGGTCGTCGCCCGGCTCACCCCCCTCTACGAACTGGCCGCGGCCTCGCCGACCCCGAAGTTCATCAACCTTGACATGGAGGAGTACCGCGACCTCGACCTCACCATCGCGGTGTTCGAACGCATCCTCGACCAGCCCCGCCTGATGAACCTCGAGGCCGGCATCGTGCTGCAGGCCTACCTGCCCGACGCCCTCGGTGCCCTGCAGGGACTCACCCAGTGGGCGCATGCCCGCCGGGCCGGCGGCGGCGCGCCCATCAAGGTGCGAGTCGTCAAGGGCGCCAACCTCGCGATGGAGCACGTCGACTCGGTCGTGCACGGCTGGCCGCTGGCCACCTATTCCAGCAAGCAGGACACCGACACCAACTACAAGCGAGTGCTGAGCTGGGCGCTGACCCCGCAGAACACGGATGCTGTGCGCATCGGCGTCGCCGGGCACAACCTCTTCGACGTGGCCTATGCCCACCTGCTGGCGCAGTCGCGCGGCGTGGACGACCGCATCGAGTTCGAGATGCTCCTGGGCATGGCCACCAGCCAGGCCGAGGCCGTGAAAAAGGACGTCGGCCGGCTGCTGCTCTACACCCCGGTCGTGAACCCCGCCGAATTCGACGTGGCCATCAGCTACCTCATCCGCCGGCTCGAGGAGAACGCGAGCGACGAGAACTTCATGTCGGCGGTCTTCGAGCTCGTGGACACCCCGGCCCTGTTCGACCGGGAGAAGGAACGCTTCCTCGCTTCGCTGGAGAACCTGGAGTCCGGGCCCGAGGTGCGACGGGGCAGCATCCAGGCCCCGCCGCCGAACCGCAGCCAGGACCGATCGGTGGTCGTCCCCCTCGAACCGCTGCCGGCGGCCGACGAACCTGCCCTCACCATGCCGCCGCCCGAAGCGGATGACCCCAACCTGACCGCCCTGGTGCTCGGGCTCACCCGCGGATCGGTCTCGCGCAGCAGGTCGGTCCTCGGCGGGTTCCACAACGAGCCCGACACCGACCCGTCCCTGCCCGCCAACCGCGACTGGGGCCGGGCCATCCTGGCCCGGGTGGAGACGTCCGCCCTCGGCCGCGACGGCATCCGCGCCGCCCGCATCTCCGACGCCGACACGCTCGACGAGGTCATCGGAACCGTCACCCGGGCCGCAGCCGACTGGGCCCGCAAGTCCGGCGCCGAACGGGCGATCATCCTGCACCGGGCCGGGGTGGCCCTGGCCGCACACCGCGCCGACCTGATCGAGGTGATGGCCAGCGAGACCGGCAAGACCATCGCCGAGGGCGACCCCGAAGTGAGCGAGGCCGTCGACTTCGCGCACTACTACGCCGAACGCGCCCGCGACCTCGACGCCGTACAGGGTGCCATCTTCGTTCCCTCCCGGCTCACCGTGGTCACCCCGCCATGGAACTTCCCGGTCGCGATCCCGGCCGGCGGCGTGCTCGCCGCCCTCGCCGCGGGCTCCGGCGTGATCCTCAAACCGGCCACCCTGGCCCAGCGCACCGGCGCCGTGCTCGCCGAGGCCCTCTGGGAGGCCGGAGTTCCCCGCGATCTGCTCGCCCTCGTCGACCTGCCCGACCGGGCGCTCGGCAGCCGGCTGCTCGCCCACCCCGACGTCGACCGTGTCATCCTCACGGGCGCGTACGAGACCGCGAAACTCTTCCGGGGTCTGCGCGAAGACCTCCCGCTGCTGGCCGAGACCAGCGGCAAGAACGCGATCATCGTGACCCCGGCCGCCGACCTCGACCTCGCCGCCGCCGACGTGATCAAGAGCGCGTTCGGCCATGCCGGCCAGAAGTGCTCGGCCGCGAGCCTGGTGATCCTGGTCGGCTCCGTCGCCCGCTCCGCCCGGTTCCTCGGTCAGCTCGTGGATGCGGCGACCTCGCTCCGCGTGGGCCGGCCCGCCGATCCCGACAGCCAGATGGGCCCCATCATCGAGCCCGCGAGCGGCAAACTGCTGCACGCCCTCACCGAGCTCGGCGCCGGCGAGAAGTGGCTGGTGGAGCCGAAGCTGCTCGATGACACCCTGGAGACCGGAGTCGGCCAGCTCTGGTCGCCCGGGATCCGCACCGGTGTGGCCGCCGGGTCGTACTTCCACCTCACCGAGTTCTTCGGGCCGGTGCTCGGCGTCATGCACGCGCGCACGCTCGAGGAAGCCATCCGCTACCAGAACGCCGTCGACTACGGTCTGACGGCCGGGCTGCACTCCCTCGACGCCGAAGAGATCGCCCAGTGGGTCGACACCGTGCAGGCGGGCAACCTCTACGTGAACCGTGGCATCACCGGCGCGATCGTGCAGCGACAGCCCTTCGGCGGCTGGAAGCGCTCGGCCGTCGGCGCCGGCAGCAAGGCCGGCGGACCGAACTACCTGTTCGGACTCGGCGGTTGGGTGACCGACCCCGGCAAGAACAGCTCCACCCTGCACCTGCGTGGGCTCGAACAGCGCATCACCGACCTCATCGAGGCCTCGCAGCCGTCCTTGCCCTATGAGGACTTCGACGTGTTGCGGCGCTCGGCGCTCAGCGACGCCCTGGCGTGGCGCGAGGAGTTCGGCACCGTCACCGACGTGTCGGAGCTCGGCCTGGAGCGCAACCTGTTCCGTTACTGCGCGCTGCCCGTCACCGTGCGGCTCGGCGACGACGGCAACCTGGCCCTGCTCTTGCGGGTCATCGCGGCCGGCCTGGTGTCCAAGTCCCGGTTCGTGGTCTCCAGCGCGATCCCGGTGCCGCCCAAGGTGCGCGCCGTGCTCGCGCCGCGCGACATCCCCGTGATCATCGAGAGCGACGAGGAGTGGCTGGCCCGCGTGGCCGCCGGGGGTGTGACCACGAGCCGGGTGCGCCTGATCGGTAGCGACCCGGTGACCGGCGCGGCCGCGGATGCGTCGGCGTTCGCCGCCGCGGTCGGCGGCAGCCCGGACATCGCCGTGTACGCGCATCCGGTGACCCAGTCCGGGCGGGTCGAACTGCTCCCGTTCCTGCGCGAGCAGGCCATCTCCATCACCAACCACCGTTTCGGCAACCCGAGCACCCTCACGGACGAGGTCGTCTAGCGCCATAATGGCTGCGGCCGGAGGCGAGGTGATGCAGTGAAGGCACCACGATGGCTGCGTCTGCGCCGTGAAGCCTGGGGCTTCATCATCGGGTCGGCGCTGTTCATCGTCGGCGCCCTTCCCGGCTACCTCGGCGCGGTCGGGTCCGTCGTGGACAACCTCACCTTCTTCATCGGGTCGCTGTTCTTCACCCTTGCAGCGTTCATCCAACTCAATCTCAGCGGTCGGCGACCCCCGCGCAGCACGACCAACCGGCCCGACCGGTACGACTGGTGGGCGGCGGCCATCCAGTTCGCCGGCACGCTCTTCTTCAACCTCAGCACCGCCACGGCGCTCTCGGCGAGCCTGGGCGGCACCCGCACCGGCTGGCGACCGGATGCGTTCGGCTCGGTCTGCTTCCTCATCGCCGGCGTCCTCGCGGTCGTGGCCACCACCGGGCGGGACGCGCTCTGGGACCCGCGGGCGCGCACCTGGCGGAGCACCTGGCTCAACCTGCTCGGATCGGTGGCCTTCGGCCTCGCGGCCATCGGTGCGTATCCGGTTCCCGGCACCGGGGCGGAGTTTCTGGCCGGCTGGGCCACGGTGGGCACCGTCGCCGGTGGTGTCTGTTTTCTCGTGGCCGCGGTCCTCACCCGGCCGGGCACTCCGCGGCTCACGTGAGCCAGACGGGGCGGGGGAGTGCCGGGTAACGGCAAGACGACCGGAAAGGCTGATAATGGAGGGTAGCCATCTCGACGGCCGCCCTTTTCCGGCGACCAGCGCAGGCCTCAGCGTACGCACGGTTGCCACTCAGACTACTGGGAGAAAATCGATAGGACATGATTTGTCGCCACTCATAACTCGACAGGGGAACCCGTTGGACGGAAACGCAACAACGATGCACCGCAATGTCGCGTTGTTGTCGGTCGCCACGACTATCGCTCCCCGCATCACGACCTCGGAGGAGATCGACCGGCGCCTGCAGCCCGCGCTCAAACGCCTCCGCCTGCCCAAGGGGCTCCTCCAGCGGGTCGCCGGCGTGCACGAGCGACGCAACTGGGCCGAAGGCCAGGCGTTCGACGACGCCGCCGTCGAGGCCGGCAAGCGCGCCCTGGCCCAGGCCGGGGTCGACCCCAGCGAGGTCGGATTGATGATCAACACCTCGGTGACCCGGAAGCACCTCGAACCCTCCGTTGCGGTGCGCATCCACCACGGTCTCGGCCTGCCGTCCTCGGCGACGAACTTCGACATCGCCAACGCCTGCCTGGGCTTCGTCAACGGCATGACCCTGGCCGCGCAACTCATCGACTCCGGGCAGATCAAGTACGCGGTGATCATCGACGGTGAGGACGCCGACGAGATCCAGACCAACACCATCGAACGTCTCGGCCGGCCCGACATCGGCCGCAAGGACTTCATGAGCGAGTTCGCGAGCCTCACCCTCGGCTCCGGCGCGGCCGCTGCCGTGCTCGGCCGGGCGGATGCGCACCCCGAGGGGCACCGCATCCTCGGTGGTGTCACCCGCGCCGCGACCCAGTTCAACGACCTCTGCGTCGGCAGCGTCGACGGGATGTTCACCGACGCCAAGGCCCTGCTCAAGGGCGGCATGGAACTGGTCGTCTCGGCCTGGACCGAAGCCAAACGGGACTGGAGCTGGTCGAACATGGACCGCTACATCCTGCACCAGGTCTCGGATGTGCACACCAACGCCATTGTGAAGGCCACCGGCCTGGACCGCAGCCGGGTGCCGTTGACGTACCCGACCTATGGGAACGTGGGCCCAGCGTCCATCCCGATCACGCTCTCCCAGGAGGCGGCCAAACTCGAACCCGGCAACCGGGTGCTCTTGATGGGCGTCGGCTCCGGCCTCAACACGGCCATGATGGAGATCCAGTGGTGAGGTACCGGCTGCCGCGTGTCGCGACGGCCCTGGCTCCGGCGAGCGTTCCGCCGAGCGGCCTCCCCGGGCTCGACCCGGCCTGGTCCCGCATCGTGGATGTGCCCGAGAGCGCCCTCGACAACGGTCTCGGCGGCGGTCCTGCCGGGGACAGCCGCGCCTGGCACCTGCTCGACAACGGGGAACGGCTGGCCGAACTGGGCCTCGATCCGGTCGGCACGGTGCTCTGCGTGCACGGCAACCCCACCTGGTCCTATCTCTGGCGCGACCTGGTGTCGCAGGCCACGGCATCCGCAGCCGCCGGCGGACCGGTGTGGCGGGTCATCGCGGTCGACCAGCTCGACATGGGCTACTCCGAACGCACCGGAGCCGCCCGGCCGCTTGCCCGACGGGTGCAAGACCTCGACGACCTCACCCGCACCCTCGGACTCACGGGCCCCGTCGTCACCTTCGGGCACGACTGGGGCGGCGTCGTCTCCCTCGGCTGGGCGGTCGACCATCCGGAGCTGCTGGCCGGCGTGATGCTGCTGAACACCGCGATCCACCAGAGCGAGACCGAGGCGATCCCCGCCCCGCTGCGCCTCGCGCTGGCCCGGGGGATGCTCAGTGCCGGCACCGTGCTCACCCCGGCGTTCCTGGACACCACCCTGGCCCTCGGACACCCGGCCCTGCCGGCCGCGGTGAAGAACGCCTACCGTGCGCCCTATCGCAGCCCCGCGCGGCGCGGCGGTATCGGCGGGTTCGTCGCCGACATTCCCGTGGACGCCGGGCACGACAGCTATGCCGAGCTCGACCGCATCGCCGAGGCGCTGCGGCAGCTCACCGTGCCCGCCCTCATGCTCTGGGGCCCGCGGGACCCGATCTTCAGCGACCGCTACCTCGACGACCTCATCGACCGGCTGCCGCACGCCGACGTTCACCGCTTCGAGGGTGCCGGGCATCTCATCGCCGAAGACGTGGACTACGCCGGAGCGGCGCTGACCTGGCTCGGGACATCCGCGCCCGTTCAGCCTTCGTCGGTCGCACCTGCCTCGTCGGTCGAGCCTGCCTCGTCGGTCGAGCCTGTCTCGTCGGTCGAGCCTGTCGAGACCCCGCCCGCGCAGAAAGACTCGCCGGGTCTCGACAAGCTCGACCAGCGTATAGGGCTCGACCAGCGCACGGCGCCCGACGAGCGCACGGCTCCCGCCTACCGTCCGCTCTGGCACTACCTCGACGAGCTGCACGACAGCGACGAGACCGCCCTCATCGATATGGCCCCCACCGGCGGCCATGGACCCCGCGTGGTCAGCTGGCGGCTTCTCTCCGGCCGGGTGCGCCAGATCGCAGCCGGCCTGCATCAGGTGGGCGTGTGCCGCGGCGACCGTGTCTCACTGCTCGTGCCGCCCAGCGCCGACCTCACCGCCGTGCTCTACGCCTGTGTCCGGCTCGGTGCCGTCGTCGTCGTGGCCGACGCCGGCCTCGGCCTCACCGGGCTCACCCGCGCCGTTCGCGGTGCCCGCCCCGACCACGTCATCGGCGCGCTGCCCGGCCTGATGGCCGCCCGCGCGCTCGGCTGGCCCGGCCAGAAGATCTCGACCAGCCGGCTCCCGGCCGTCAGCCGCCGTGCCCTCGGCGTTTCCTACGCTCTCGCCGACCTCATCTCGCTGGGGCGTGACGAGGAACTCCCCGAGCCTCCTCAGGCCGACGACGTGGCCGCGGTGCTCTTCACCTCCGGCTCGACCGGGCCGGCGAAGGGCGTCGTCTACACCCACGGCCAGCTCTCCGCCGTGAGTCAGGCGCTGACCGGCCAATACGGCGTGGGCCGCGGCACCGGCCTGGTGGCCGGCTTTGCGCCGTTCGCCCTGCTCGGTCCGGCCCTCGGGGCCCGGTCGGTGACGCCCGACATGGACGTCACCGCGCCCAAGACCCTCACCGCCACCGCCGTGGCCGCCGCGGTGGCCGCCATCGACGCCACCGTGGTGTTCCTCTCCCCGGCCGCGCTGGCGAACGTCGTGGCCACCCAGGCGGCCCTCACCGGCGCCGACCGGGACGCGCTGGCCGGTGTGCGCAGCTTCCTCTCCGCCGGTGCCCCGGTGTCGGAGCCGCTCCTCGCCTCGGCCGCGGCGCTCATGCCCGGTGCCACGGCCCACACGCCCTACGGCATGACCGAGGGCCTGTTGATGACCGACATCACCCTCGACGGTATCCGTGAGGCCGCCCGCGACGACGTCGCACGCGGACCGGGTGGCGTGTGCGTCGGCCGCCCCACCGCCACCACCCGGGTGCGCATCAGCGCCCTCGACGAGACCGGGGCCGCTGTCGGCGAGATCTCCGAGACCCCGCAGGTCACCGGGGAGATCGTGGTCTCCGCCCCGCACGTGAAGGACCACTACGACAGGCTCTGGCTCACCGACCTGGCCGCCACCCGTGCCGTGGCCGCCGGCGAACGCTGGCACCGCACGGGAGACGTGGGCCACCTCGACTCCGCCGGACGGCTCTGGGTCGAGGGCCGCCTGCCGCACATCATCACCACCGCGCACGGCGTCGTCACCCCGGTCGGACCGGAGCTGGCGGTGTCGGCGCTGACCGACGTGAGCCGCGCCGCGGCCGTGGGAGTCGGCCCGGCCGGCAGCCAGCAGGTCGTCATCGTCGTCGAGACCGTCCCCGCCGCCACCCGCGTCGGCCTGGCCGCACCCGGCCTCGCGGAGGACGTGCGGATGGTCGCCGGCCAGCCCATCGCGGCCGTTCTCGTGGTGCCGCACCTGCCCACCGACATCCGCCACAACTCGAAGATCGACCGCACCCGCCTGGCCGGCTGGGCGCAGGGCATCCTCACGGGCGCCAGGCTGACCCAGCCATGAGGGTCCTGGTCACCGGGGCCAGCGGCTTCCTCGGCCGCGCCGTCGCAGCCGCGATCGTGGCCGCCGGCCACGAGGTGCGCTGCTTCCAGCGCCGGCCGAGCGGTGTGACCGGCGCCACGGATGCCCTGGGCTCGATCACCGAGCCGTCGGATGTGGCCGCCGCGGTCGCCGGCGTCGACGCCATCGTGCACCTGGCCGCGAAGGTCTCGCTGGCCGGCTCGCCCGCCGAGTTCGACGCCGTCAACGTGGAGGGCACCCGCAGCCTGATCGCCGCGGCCCGCGCCGCGGGCGTGCACCGCCTGGTGTTCGTGTCATCGCCGTCGGTCGCGCACTCCGGCAGCTCCATCACGGGCGACGATGCGCTGCCCGCCGACCCCGAGCACGCCCGCGGCGACTACGCGCGCACCAAGGCCGCCGCGGAGCTGCTGGCGCTCGCCGCCGACTCCGAAGACCTGCGGGTCGTGGTGGTGCGGCCCCACCTCGTCTGGGGCCCCGGCGACACCCAGCTGATCGCCCGCATCGTGGAGCGTGCCCGCGCCGGGCGGCTGCCGTTGCTCGGCCACGGTGCCGCCCTGATCGACTCCACCTACATCGACAACGCCGCCGACGCCATCGCCGCCGCGCTCGAGCGAGTGGATGCCGTGCACGGCAACGCTTACGTCATCACCAACGGCGAGCCCCGGCCGGTGGCCGAGCTGCTGGCCGGCATCTGCCAGGCGGCCGGCGTGGCCACGCCCGCCTGGAGCGTTCCGGCCGGCGTCGCCCGCGCCGCCGGATCCGTCATCGAGGCCGCGTGGCGGGTGTTCCCCGGCGACGACGAGCCGCCGATGACCCGGTTCCTGGCCGAGCAGCTGTCCACGGCGCACTGGTTCGATCAGCGACGCACCCGCGCCGACCTCCGCTGGACGCCCGCGGTCACCCTCAACGAGGGCCTGGCCCGCCTCGCCGAGCACTACCGCACCGCCTGAGCCCGGGACTAACGGCGCCGGACCCGCAGAGTGGCGCCTCACGCGCCCAGCGGCGCCTCACTCGCCCAGCGGCGCCTGACCCGCGTAGCGGCGTGTAGCCCGCAGAGCTCACCGGGCGGGGTCGGCGCCGTTATGCGGGTGGCGCGCCACGCGCTTACCGGCGCCTGACCCGCTTATCGCCCTCAAAGCCCCGGATGCCCATGGTGCTCCGCCCGCACAGCGGCGCCACACCCGCACAACTCGCGCGAACCGAGGGGGGTGGTGAGTCGCCCCGGCGCCCCTCCGGGTGCGCTGGAGGGTTAATATGCTGCAACTCGTGGTGAATGTGCGGAAGCGTGCTTGCCGACATTCGACCGACGGCGGCATACTCGCCTCATGGACTTTCGCACCATCATCGAGCAATCCGGCGCCACGGCCACCGGGATCCCGGTGCCTGACGAGGTGGTCGACGGTCTGGGCCCGGGTAAGCGGCACGCCATCACCGTCACCCTCAACGGGCACAGTTACCGCAGCTCGGTCGCTCCCTATCGCGGAAAGTACATGATCGCCCTGAGCGCCGAGAACCGCACGAAGGCCGGCGTGGCCGGCGGTGACGAGGTGGATGTGACGATCGAGCTTGACGATCAGCCGCGCACCGTCGATGAGCCCGAGGTGCTCCGTGTCGCGCTCGCCGCCGATCCGGCGGCTCGCACCGCCTTCGATGCGCTTTCCTACAGCAACCAACGCCGGCACGTGCTCGCAATCGAGGGGGCGAAGACCGACGCTACCCGCCAGCGCCGGCTCGAGGCCGTGCTGGCGGAGCTGCACGGCGCCTGAGCTCAAACCGGGCCACCCGGGCCAGCCGGGCCTCCCGGGCCAGCCGGGCCTCCCGGGCCAGCCGGGCCTCCCGGGGAGATCAGCCCGGCAGCCCGAGCGCCGCCCGCACGATCGCCAGCGCCTCGTCGGCGTCGACCCCGAGGGATTTCGCCCGCTCGGCGTAGGCCGCCGCGGCCAGTTGCACCTGCCGCTGCGTCGCATCCCCGGTGGCAGCCACGAAGGAGCCCAGCCGCCCGCGCGTCTCGATCACCTCGTCCTGTTCGAGGGCGCGATAGCTGCGGGCCACGGTGTTCGGCGCCAGGCCCAGGTCTTCGGCCAGGCGCCGCACGGTGGGCAGCTTGTCGCCGGGCGCCAGTGCGCCGGTGCGCACGGCCTCGATGACCTGCATCCGGATCTGCTCGAACGGCGGGGTGGTCGACAGCGGGTCGATGACCAGTCTCACGGGCGGCCGCTCTCGACCGGAGCGGCAACTCCGTATGCGCCGCGGCGCAGCTCTGCGGCCACGTCCGGCCAGAGCCGGCTGAGATAGTGCGGCGGACGGCGTGACTCCATCGCGAACACAGACGCACCTGCCAGGCCCAGGCTCATGACCAGGAGCACGACCGACGAGGTCAGAGATACGGCGGTTGCGATCCCCGATTGGCGGGTCACCACCGCCGTGCTGAGCGAGGTCATCACCACGACCGCACTGCAGAACGCCCCCAGCGCCGGCGTCTGCAC
It includes:
- a CDS encoding adenosine deaminase, encoding MNTHASWPVAELHVHIEGTLETELLVTLARRNGVELPSYDPDALRELYRFTDLQSFLDIYYANLAVLRTEADFYDLGIAYLTRATAAGVRRAEIFFDPQTHLANGIPLDVVFAGLTRALTEARATLGISADLILCFLRHLGGAAALETLDAAIPYLDQFIGVGLDSAEVGFPPSLFTEVFAKAGALGLHRVAHAGEEGGPDYVHEALDLLGVERVDHGIRAIEDPHLIEHLRERQIPLTVCPLSNVCLRAVPELGVHPLPAMLAEGLLVTISSDDPAYFGGYVDDNLNAVQNEFALSPLQMATLARNSFRASFLPEAEKLRQIAAVDEHLEGLLRLTSGA
- a CDS encoding proline dehydrogenase family protein; amino-acid sequence: MSNPLPHVQQDLGAEAVALVTKWLADSATIPADVSAERLAGVLKDPNGLDFTVGFVDGVMRPEDVMVAGYNLQRVAKLAPAFLPPALRGAIGVGGVMGPVLPWVVIPAARKVLRQMVGHLVVDASPDKLGPAIEHLRASGNRLNINLLGEAVLGEKEALRRLEGTRALLARDDVDYVSIKVSSIASQLSMWAFDEAVDRVVARLTPLYELAAASPTPKFINLDMEEYRDLDLTIAVFERILDQPRLMNLEAGIVLQAYLPDALGALQGLTQWAHARRAGGGAPIKVRVVKGANLAMEHVDSVVHGWPLATYSSKQDTDTNYKRVLSWALTPQNTDAVRIGVAGHNLFDVAYAHLLAQSRGVDDRIEFEMLLGMATSQAEAVKKDVGRLLLYTPVVNPAEFDVAISYLIRRLEENASDENFMSAVFELVDTPALFDREKERFLASLENLESGPEVRRGSIQAPPPNRSQDRSVVVPLEPLPAADEPALTMPPPEADDPNLTALVLGLTRGSVSRSRSVLGGFHNEPDTDPSLPANRDWGRAILARVETSALGRDGIRAARISDADTLDEVIGTVTRAAADWARKSGAERAIILHRAGVALAAHRADLIEVMASETGKTIAEGDPEVSEAVDFAHYYAERARDLDAVQGAIFVPSRLTVVTPPWNFPVAIPAGGVLAALAAGSGVILKPATLAQRTGAVLAEALWEAGVPRDLLALVDLPDRALGSRLLAHPDVDRVILTGAYETAKLFRGLREDLPLLAETSGKNAIIVTPAADLDLAAADVIKSAFGHAGQKCSAASLVILVGSVARSARFLGQLVDAATSLRVGRPADPDSQMGPIIEPASGKLLHALTELGAGEKWLVEPKLLDDTLETGVGQLWSPGIRTGVAAGSYFHLTEFFGPVLGVMHARTLEEAIRYQNAVDYGLTAGLHSLDAEEIAQWVDTVQAGNLYVNRGITGAIVQRQPFGGWKRSAVGAGSKAGGPNYLFGLGGWVTDPGKNSSTLHLRGLEQRITDLIEASQPSLPYEDFDVLRRSALSDALAWREEFGTVTDVSELGLERNLFRYCALPVTVRLGDDGNLALLLRVIAAGLVSKSRFVVSSAIPVPPKVRAVLAPRDIPVIIESDEEWLARVAAGGVTTSRVRLIGSDPVTGAAADASAFAAAVGGSPDIAVYAHPVTQSGRVELLPFLREQAISITNHRFGNPSTLTDEVV
- a CDS encoding 3-oxoacyl-ACP synthase III, with the translated sequence MHRNVALLSVATTIAPRITTSEEIDRRLQPALKRLRLPKGLLQRVAGVHERRNWAEGQAFDDAAVEAGKRALAQAGVDPSEVGLMINTSVTRKHLEPSVAVRIHHGLGLPSSATNFDIANACLGFVNGMTLAAQLIDSGQIKYAVIIDGEDADEIQTNTIERLGRPDIGRKDFMSEFASLTLGSGAAAAVLGRADAHPEGHRILGGVTRAATQFNDLCVGSVDGMFTDAKALLKGGMELVVSAWTEAKRDWSWSNMDRYILHQVSDVHTNAIVKATGLDRSRVPLTYPTYGNVGPASIPITLSQEAAKLEPGNRVLLMGVGSGLNTAMMEIQW
- a CDS encoding alpha/beta fold hydrolase; its protein translation is MRYRLPRVATALAPASVPPSGLPGLDPAWSRIVDVPESALDNGLGGGPAGDSRAWHLLDNGERLAELGLDPVGTVLCVHGNPTWSYLWRDLVSQATASAAAGGPVWRVIAVDQLDMGYSERTGAARPLARRVQDLDDLTRTLGLTGPVVTFGHDWGGVVSLGWAVDHPELLAGVMLLNTAIHQSETEAIPAPLRLALARGMLSAGTVLTPAFLDTTLALGHPALPAAVKNAYRAPYRSPARRGGIGGFVADIPVDAGHDSYAELDRIAEALRQLTVPALMLWGPRDPIFSDRYLDDLIDRLPHADVHRFEGAGHLIAEDVDYAGAALTWLGTSAPVQPSSVAPASSVEPASSVEPVSSVEPVETPPAQKDSPGLDKLDQRIGLDQRTAPDERTAPAYRPLWHYLDELHDSDETALIDMAPTGGHGPRVVSWRLLSGRVRQIAAGLHQVGVCRGDRVSLLVPPSADLTAVLYACVRLGAVVVVADAGLGLTGLTRAVRGARPDHVIGALPGLMAARALGWPGQKISTSRLPAVSRRALGVSYALADLISLGRDEELPEPPQADDVAAVLFTSGSTGPAKGVVYTHGQLSAVSQALTGQYGVGRGTGLVAGFAPFALLGPALGARSVTPDMDVTAPKTLTATAVAAAVAAIDATVVFLSPAALANVVATQAALTGADRDALAGVRSFLSAGAPVSEPLLASAAALMPGATAHTPYGMTEGLLMTDITLDGIREAARDDVARGPGGVCVGRPTATTRVRISALDETGAAVGEISETPQVTGEIVVSAPHVKDHYDRLWLTDLAATRAVAAGERWHRTGDVGHLDSAGRLWVEGRLPHIITTAHGVVTPVGPELAVSALTDVSRAAAVGVGPAGSQQVVIVVETVPAATRVGLAAPGLAEDVRMVAGQPIAAVLVVPHLPTDIRHNSKIDRTRLAGWAQGILTGARLTQP
- a CDS encoding NAD-dependent epimerase/dehydratase family protein; the encoded protein is MRVLVTGASGFLGRAVAAAIVAAGHEVRCFQRRPSGVTGATDALGSITEPSDVAAAVAGVDAIVHLAAKVSLAGSPAEFDAVNVEGTRSLIAAARAAGVHRLVFVSSPSVAHSGSSITGDDALPADPEHARGDYARTKAAAELLALAADSEDLRVVVVRPHLVWGPGDTQLIARIVERARAGRLPLLGHGAALIDSTYIDNAADAIAAALERVDAVHGNAYVITNGEPRPVAELLAGICQAAGVATPAWSVPAGVARAAGSVIEAAWRVFPGDDEPPMTRFLAEQLSTAHWFDQRRTRADLRWTPAVTLNEGLARLAEHYRTA
- a CDS encoding YdeI/OmpD-associated family protein, producing the protein MDFRTIIEQSGATATGIPVPDEVVDGLGPGKRHAITVTLNGHSYRSSVAPYRGKYMIALSAENRTKAGVAGGDEVDVTIELDDQPRTVDEPEVLRVALAADPAARTAFDALSYSNQRRHVLAIEGAKTDATRQRRLEAVLAELHGA
- a CDS encoding GntR family transcriptional regulator, which encodes MRLVIDPLSTTPPFEQIRMQVIEAVRTGALAPGDKLPTVRRLAEDLGLAPNTVARSYRALEQDEVIETRGRLGSFVAATGDATQRQVQLAAAAYAERAKSLGVDADEALAIVRAALGLPG